DNA sequence from the Oryza brachyantha chromosome 5, ObraRS2, whole genome shotgun sequence genome:
tagaataaatttataaaataaaataatttatgatattatgataataaattttctatgtatatcatttgttttgtatttaacctaaacatttaaaatataagtggtTGTCGGAATTTAAGAAATTTAATCGAATTAGTACTTTGCAAATATGtgccatatatatacacaaagaTTGCAAATGGGTGATATGATCCATCAGATTGTTGTTGGTGGAGCCTTTGCTAGGTGCGCCAAGCAATTTAGCAATAGTTGTCAATGCATAGAAGAAGGCCACTTGGGCGAATAACACTGTCAGCTATTGTGTCGATCGCTTGCCCGGTCGGCTGGTCCTACCTAAGTAACAAACATAAGTACTGCATGGGATTTGGGCCCCCTTTCCTAATcatttggatatatatatggccatgcatgcacatgcacgTACCTCGGTCTCTTTCCTAGCTAACTACGTGCCATctgcatgcattgcatgcatgcctttAATTGTGTCTCTCTGTTAGTAGCAAACCATGCTAGCACAATTAATACACAACAAGTCCAGCTGCGACTATATTTAACACCGTTTTTAACATGGAATTTAATTTCAccgttaatttattttatgatgtaTTATGTATAAACATTTACAAATTgtcatcatataaaaatacttttaattatatCTTTACTACTTTAAAGATAAAGTTTCGCCCGTCCTCCcacgtaaaaaaaactctcaacTCTATCgcacaaaaaaaacagaaacacacgcatacaaaaagaaaaaaacaaaagttatgTCGTTTATGATCATATCGATTTGGGTTacgtactgtctcggtttggtccgatctatgtaaATCTGGCCCGATCTGGTTTCAGAAGCATTTCATGATTTACTAGGTTTAATAAATAAGTTGATGGGTTACGTTGGTTTAATAAGTATTATGCAATAGTGTGTTGATTTCATGCTTAGAcatgtttaaatttgaactgcCTTGATTTAGTCCGATCGTCTAGGTTTAGCTTTGAATATGCATAATTTTGCCTGATGTTGTTTTGTGCTGGTAATTAAGTTATTAATCCAGTCACCATGTTCATACTCATAGCAAGTTTTATCGGACGTGGATTGCATGTATAATAAACAATAAACAGAACGAACGGCTAGTTAATTCTTGAACTGTCGaaaggcatattccccggttatctcaaccatttcaaacccatcctcgTGTGGGACTAGTCgcccaggaatgcaacatagtctcaTATAAATCATCTCAAGTATGATATCCTAATAATAActggttctaagcataaagcataaatagtcttaataaggttctaagtagtacttgaCAAGCcgtacatattggttcatacGGTAAGCGTGCTCCCAAAAAcccataggcaaaccggctagggtaaatctctagttagaaccatcctggaaatctGCAACATCACAAGCTacatcaaactcctcatccaaacagtccTTACCTGCAGCAGGATCTGagaaaaacaagtaaaagaaagtaagaaatcagtacattaattaaattaatgtactggcaagtcAGGAACAACCCTAGCATACTATATGTTGGTCATATTTATGGATAAGCTatgtataggttaatttgcataaatgacagttttagttcacaaaatatttcgcaataaaaatttataacaatagttcacaacatatttgcataaatgaCAGTTTTAGTTCACAGTTGGTATTGATCCATTCAATGCATTCTCATACATTTCACTGAAAACATGGCGAAATGCATTTCCAGTGACATGGTGTTTTGTATAATGGTTTAGAAGGCCATAATTCTCACGAGTACTACATGTAACTCAGCCCTCCTAGGTGTAGAATTAGAAGACCTGATAGATTCAACAGATGACATTGTAATATTCAAACTGTGAAGggaattaaagaaaaatcagaATCAGAACAACGAAGGCAagtcaatataaaaaaagcatTATGAGAAGTAAAATGGATCAATGCGCACAAATCTAAAAGTACATACATGAACACATGGTTGAAGCTGATTCAACCtccatcccatcccatcctTTCTCCGGGTACTATACTGTAGGATTTAATGCTGACTGGCAAATTTGGCTAACAAGGTGGCGGAGAACTGCTGGACGGATTGGTGGCGTGTAAGAGATGTGAAGCTCCGAGAACAGGAAGAGATGAGGCAGCAATAAGAAGAAAGCTACTGCACAATGCTCTGACGCAACCATCTTAGGCCCTCATCGTTTGGACAAgatatttgaaaacaaaaggtaatttatgaatagaaattttatatgtgtttttagtgacccaaaagcaaatgctaaaaaataaaatacgatgaaaaaaacccgaattaactccaaatttaaggttggaaACTGAAAGTTGGGCTTACAAGTATAacgaagtgaaaagatgagggtgctAACCTATTAGAAAGTCAGATTAATGGAACACCAAGAAAAAGAATGGACGACATGAATGGAAGGTGATGGATAATCCGGAAGAACTGTTTGAAAGATTTATAATCCATGGTTTAAAATGACACATTTGAGTGGTATGGGTAATGTAGGACTGCAAGCATATTTTTCCTATCAAAACATATCTTATCGtcttcataaaaataaaatatgataaaatattttatttttgcctgGTTGCTGTTGAATTTCCCatttatctgaaaatataTAGACTGAGATCATATTAATAGACAAAACAGTAATAGAAAGAGACAATTGCTTTGCTTTTGATCGACGTTATGCTAAAATGTAATGTGTCAATCAAAATTCTACGGTAATACCACATACAATGCAATGCGGTGATAGCACTGTCAGTTATAGGTTAATCGGCGAAAGTCACATATAGATGATGGcaattaatgaagaaatagTGCATAATAAAGGAAAAGATAAATTGGCTAATCTtcatactatattttttagaatttgattaaaattatCTTTAGGGTTTTCTCAATTACTTTCATTGCCAAGCTACCTTTTCATGACTACCAAGAAGACGGCTAAAAAGTTGACCTAAAATTAttcttcaaaaataaatttgcttTAGATAGAATCCAAGAATGATCCTTTGCTGCCACTATATATAGGACTAAGAAAGGAACTCTTTCAGTTGCCAGCAATTTAGTAAGAATAATATCTTTCAGATGTTagcatcatatataattacaGCTGTCGTCTATCGGTACATGTGTCTAGCACAAGTGTTGTCAACAACAAATAACATCGAAGTAGATGGCACAAGTTAGAACACTGTGTCTACCAAAGTAGATGGCTGGATATTCCAAAAAACTTACAGGGTATGAGCATGTTATATCAGATCCATAGTAATTGTATTCACCTCCCATGTCCATTAGTGCCATGTCTCCATCATCCAGGGTCTGTAAAACAATGAATCTAAGTTGGAGTATTTTCCTGCTAGCTAGTAATGATGGCCTGCaatatagattaaatcatTGACTTCATGGTCTCTCATAATTGACATTTCACATTTCACATTTCACATTTAGAAGTGTTTCGATCACGCAGTGTCCCAGTAGGACTACTCTACGGCTCTACCACATATTCACATTTAAAAGATTCATTGATGAGAATGGGCATTCAACTGTCAGCTATTGTGTCGATCGCTTGCCCGGTCGGCTGGTCCTACCTAAGTAACAAACATAAGTACTGCATGGGATTTGGGCCCCCTTTCCTAATcatttggatatatatatggccatgcatgcacatgcacgTACCTCGGTCTCTTTCCTTGCTAACTACGTGCCATctgcatgcattgcatgcatgcctttAATTGTGTCTCTCTGCTAGTAGCAAACCATGCTAGCACAATTAATACACAACAAGTCCAGCTGCGACTATATTTAACACCGTTTTTAACATGGAATTTAATTTCAccgttaatttatttt
Encoded proteins:
- the LOC121053220 gene encoding uncharacterized protein LOC121053220 isoform X7 → MALMDMGGEYNYYGSDITCSYPTLDDGDMALMDMGGEYNYYGSDITCSYPTLDDGDMALMDMGGEYNYYGSDITCSYPSIYFQINGKFNSNQAKIKYFIIFYFYEDDKICFDRKNMLAVLHYPYHSNVSF